From Halotia branconii CENA392, the proteins below share one genomic window:
- a CDS encoding hybrid sensor histidine kinase/response regulator codes for MAGEIIKVLLVEDNPGDVFLLQELLKEVTTVRVELQPVERLSEALECLVSKSFDVMLLDLSLPDSQGIETFLQATRQAKATPIIVLTGLDDETLALRAMQQGAQDYLVKGKVTGDLLVRSMRYAIERQRVEDALRQSEERFRVALKNSPIFVFNQDKDLNYTWVYNPISGWTVEEMLGKHDFDLIPAKDAERLTAIKHSVLINGISTREEISITTPQGIKYYDLTVEPLRNESQEIIGITCASIDISERQNAQRDRLLAEEKIRQQAALLDVTTDAICLRDLENKIIFWNKGAENLYGWKAYEVYGKNASEVLLNEPSPEFDAALLNVITKGKWQGELTKVTKTGREILVASRWSLVSDAWEKPKSILSVDTDITEKKQLEAQLFRAQRLESIGTLASGIAHDLNNILTPILAGAQLLPLKFPDADERTRHLLEILEINAKRGSDLVKQVLSFARGVEGKHITLQIRHLITEVAKILKETFPKSIEISINVPQDLWLVSGDTTQLHQVLMNLCVNARDAMPNGGILTISGENLFIDENYVRMNLEAKIGSYTVITVADTGIGIPAEVLDRIFEPFFTTKDVGQGTGLGLSTVLGIVKSHGGFVNVYSEVGTGTYFKVYLPAVKGTETFSTEVAKPLLGDGKLILVVDDESAILDITKTSLQTHQYQTLIANDGIEAIAQYAQHADKISAVLIDIMLPTLDGFTAIRTLKKINPQVKIIATSGLMSSNKLKVLTDIGVTTFLSKPYTINELLLTLQKALNQKRR; via the coding sequence ATGGCAGGTGAAATTATTAAAGTTTTATTAGTTGAAGATAACCCTGGTGATGTTTTTTTATTGCAAGAGTTATTAAAAGAAGTAACTACTGTGAGGGTGGAGTTGCAGCCAGTCGAGCGACTGTCTGAAGCCCTTGAGTGCTTAGTTAGCAAGAGTTTTGATGTGATGCTGTTAGACCTTTCTTTACCTGATAGCCAGGGAATAGAAACTTTTCTCCAGGCGACTCGCCAGGCGAAAGCAACTCCCATTATTGTACTAACAGGTTTAGATGATGAAACCTTAGCACTCCGGGCAATGCAACAAGGAGCGCAAGATTATTTAGTTAAGGGAAAAGTTACAGGCGACTTGTTAGTGCGTTCTATGCGTTATGCTATCGAGCGTCAGCGGGTAGAAGATGCACTGCGACAAAGTGAAGAACGCTTTCGGGTTGCTCTAAAAAACTCCCCCATTTTTGTTTTCAACCAAGACAAAGATTTAAATTATACCTGGGTTTATAATCCCATTTCTGGATGGACAGTCGAAGAAATGTTAGGTAAACATGATTTCGATTTGATTCCAGCTAAAGATGCTGAGCGTCTAACTGCCATTAAACATAGTGTGCTGATCAATGGTATTAGTACCAGAGAGGAAATATCTATAACTACTCCCCAAGGAATTAAATATTATGATTTGACCGTCGAACCATTACGCAATGAATCACAAGAAATTATCGGCATCACCTGTGCCAGCATTGATATTAGTGAACGTCAAAATGCACAGCGCGATCGCCTATTAGCTGAAGAAAAAATCCGCCAACAAGCAGCACTATTAGATGTCACCACTGATGCTATTTGTTTGCGTGATTTAGAAAATAAAATTATCTTTTGGAACAAAGGTGCAGAAAATCTCTATGGCTGGAAGGCTTACGAGGTTTATGGTAAAAATGCCAGCGAGGTTTTACTTAATGAACCTTCTCCAGAATTTGATGCCGCTTTATTAAATGTGATTACCAAAGGCAAGTGGCAAGGCGAGTTAACAAAAGTTACCAAAACAGGTAGAGAAATATTAGTTGCTAGCCGTTGGAGTTTGGTAAGCGATGCTTGGGAGAAACCTAAATCAATTCTTTCTGTAGATACAGACATTACTGAAAAGAAACAACTAGAAGCACAATTGTTTCGTGCCCAACGCTTGGAAAGTATTGGTACCCTAGCTAGTGGTATTGCTCACGACCTTAACAATATCCTGACACCGATTTTAGCCGGGGCGCAACTTCTACCATTAAAATTCCCCGATGCAGATGAACGAACTCGACATCTTTTGGAGATTTTGGAAATTAATGCCAAACGTGGGTCAGATTTAGTCAAGCAGGTTTTATCGTTTGCAAGGGGTGTAGAAGGTAAGCACATCACCTTGCAAATCAGACATTTAATTACAGAAGTAGCCAAAATTCTCAAAGAAACGTTTCCCAAATCTATCGAAATTTCTATCAATGTTCCGCAAGATTTGTGGCTAGTTTCTGGAGATACTACTCAACTCCATCAAGTGTTGATGAATTTGTGCGTTAATGCCCGTGATGCTATGCCTAATGGTGGTATTTTAACCATCTCTGGGGAAAATCTTTTTATTGACGAAAATTATGTTCGCATGAACCTGGAAGCAAAGATAGGATCATACACAGTGATTACTGTTGCAGATACGGGAATTGGGATTCCTGCTGAAGTTTTAGATAGAATTTTTGAGCCATTCTTCACCACAAAAGATGTGGGACAAGGTACAGGTTTAGGGCTTTCCACTGTACTGGGTATTGTTAAAAGCCACGGTGGTTTTGTAAATGTTTATAGTGAGGTAGGAACTGGAACTTATTTTAAAGTGTACTTACCAGCCGTTAAAGGAACAGAAACATTCAGCACAGAAGTAGCTAAACCACTTTTAGGAGATGGGAAACTGATTTTAGTTGTAGATGATGAGTCTGCAATTCTAGATATCACCAAAACATCCTTACAAACTCACCAATATCAAACTCTGATTGCGAATGATGGTATTGAGGCGATCGCCCAATATGCCCAACATGCAGATAAAATCAGTGCTGTACTCATAGATATCATGTTACCGACATTAGACGGTTTTACTGCGATCCGCACTTTGAAAAAAATTAACCCCCAAGTCAAAATTATTGCTACTAGTGGACTAATGTCCAGCAATAAACTAAAAGTATTGACCGACATTGGTGTAACTACTTTTTTATCAAAACCCTACACTATTAATGAATTATTGCTGACTTTGCAAAAGGCACTCAATCAAAAAAGGCGATAA
- a CDS encoding DUF1772 domain-containing protein produces MMIVDNLRFPVTLFAALGCGLVAGIFFAFSTFVMNALARLEPKEGITAMQSINITAINPLFMVALFGTATACILLGIDSILKWHQPSATYLLIGSLLYLIGTILVTIAFNVPLNDALAIAKPDSVEGANLWARYLTNWTFWNHVRTVAALAAATAFTIALCNQTLSRQ; encoded by the coding sequence ATGATGATTGTTGACAATTTGCGTTTTCCTGTGACGCTTTTTGCAGCCCTAGGCTGTGGGTTGGTGGCTGGCATCTTCTTTGCCTTTTCGACTTTCGTGATGAATGCCCTTGCACGATTAGAACCGAAAGAGGGTATTACTGCGATGCAATCCATTAATATCACAGCGATTAATCCGTTGTTTATGGTGGCGCTGTTTGGAACGGCTACAGCTTGCATTTTGCTAGGAATTGACTCGATATTAAAGTGGCATCAACCTAGTGCTACCTACTTACTTATCGGCAGCTTGCTTTATTTAATTGGCACTATTTTAGTGACGATCGCGTTTAATGTACCACTGAACGATGCACTAGCGATCGCTAAACCAGATAGCGTTGAAGGTGCTAACCTGTGGGCTAGATACCTCACCAATTGGACATTTTGGAACCATGTCCGCACAGTAGCAGCACTGGCAGCAGCAACGGCATTTACAATCGCCCTCTGTAATCAAACACTCAGCAGACAATAA
- a CDS encoding Fur family transcriptional regulator, whose translation MQQQASAIVQTLKSRGLRVTPQRFAVYANLLSRADHPTVEQILTELNKDFPVSSQATIYSSLQALREVGLVREVLLEQGVSRYDAKVEPHHHFCCRQCGAIEDIAWNNFQCIEMKNLRPGLRGETYEVTVQGLCDRCIVD comes from the coding sequence ATGCAGCAACAAGCAAGCGCAATTGTTCAAACCTTAAAGTCTAGGGGTTTGAGAGTGACCCCTCAGCGATTTGCGGTCTATGCAAATTTGTTATCTCGTGCCGACCATCCTACAGTTGAGCAAATCCTCACCGAACTCAATAAAGATTTTCCCGTCTCATCGCAGGCGACGATTTATAGTTCTTTGCAGGCATTGCGAGAAGTAGGTCTGGTGCGGGAGGTGTTGCTAGAGCAAGGGGTTTCTCGTTATGATGCCAAAGTGGAGCCTCATCATCACTTTTGTTGTCGCCAATGTGGTGCTATTGAAGACATCGCCTGGAATAATTTTCAGTGTATAGAAATGAAAAATCTCCGCCCTGGTTTGCGTGGTGAGACTTATGAAGTCACAGTTCAGGGTTTGTGCGATCGCTGTATAGTTGATTAA
- a CDS encoding peroxiredoxin gives MAMITKVPNVVFKTRVRDESIGGSNPFRWQDLTTQEIFGGKRVVVFSLPGAFTPTCSTSHLPRYEELYADFQALGVDRVICVSVNDAFVMYQWGKQQNAKNVFLLPDGNGEFTRKMGMLVDKHNLGFGMRSWRYSMVVNDGNIEKMFVEPGFEDSCATDPFEVSDADTMLAYLKEAKTAVAV, from the coding sequence ATAGCTATGATCACAAAAGTTCCTAACGTTGTATTTAAAACCCGCGTTCGTGATGAGTCCATTGGTGGATCAAATCCTTTCCGTTGGCAAGATCTCACCACTCAAGAAATTTTCGGTGGTAAGCGTGTTGTTGTATTTTCACTACCTGGAGCTTTTACTCCTACTTGTTCCACCTCACACCTTCCCCGTTATGAAGAACTCTACGCAGATTTTCAAGCTTTAGGGGTGGATCGAGTAATCTGTGTATCTGTGAATGATGCCTTCGTCATGTATCAGTGGGGTAAACAACAAAATGCGAAGAATGTTTTCTTGCTTCCTGATGGCAATGGTGAGTTTACCCGTAAAATGGGGATGTTAGTTGATAAACATAACTTAGGCTTTGGAATGCGCTCTTGGCGTTATTCAATGGTAGTTAACGACGGTAACATCGAAAAAATGTTCGTTGAGCCGGGTTTTGAAGATAGTTGCGCCACAGATCCGTTTGAAGTCTCAGATGCAGACACTATGCTGGCTTACCTCAAAGAAGCTAAGACCGCCGTTGCTGTTTAA
- the gor gene encoding glutathione-disulfide reductase, protein MSYDFDLFVIGAGSGGIATARRAAEYGAKVGIAEFDRLGGTCVNRGCVPKKLMVYASHFPDLFEDAQGYGWSPVKSTMDWEKMITAVNNEVIRLNGIYQKMLDNSKVELLEGHGKFVDAHTIVVGERQVTADKILIAVGGHPIRPNILGIEHAITSDDIFHLKQQPKRMVILGGGYIGSEFACILNGMGTEVTQIIRSDKILRGFDDDLRTEIQEGMAHHGIKIVHNSELIAIEKDSEGIKVTVRGNAKSEESDEFEETVVTDAVSLAAVGRKPNTHELGLENTKVKRHDGAIVVDKYSQTTEENIYAVGDCTNNINLTPVAINEGRALADTLFGGKSRIMSYENVPTAIFTTPEAATVGLTEAEAREQYGDAVKIYKSRFRPMYYTLAGKDEKTMMKLVVDQTTDKVLGAHMVGTSAAEIIQGVAIAVKMGATKANFDATVGIHPTSAEEFVTMR, encoded by the coding sequence ATGAGTTACGATTTCGACCTATTTGTAATTGGTGCAGGTTCCGGTGGTATTGCGACTGCCAGACGAGCCGCAGAATATGGTGCTAAGGTAGGGATTGCTGAGTTTGACAGACTAGGCGGAACCTGCGTTAATCGTGGCTGTGTTCCTAAAAAGTTAATGGTTTACGCCTCTCATTTTCCTGATTTATTTGAAGATGCCCAAGGCTATGGCTGGAGTCCAGTCAAAAGTACTATGGATTGGGAAAAGATGATTACGGCAGTCAACAATGAGGTGATTCGCCTGAATGGGATTTATCAAAAAATGCTGGATAACTCTAAGGTGGAACTTTTAGAGGGACACGGCAAATTTGTGGATGCTCATACAATTGTAGTTGGCGAACGCCAAGTAACCGCAGATAAAATTTTGATTGCCGTTGGTGGTCATCCCATTAGACCCAATATTTTGGGAATTGAACACGCCATTACTTCCGATGATATTTTTCACCTCAAACAACAGCCCAAACGCATGGTAATTTTGGGAGGAGGTTATATTGGTTCAGAATTTGCCTGCATCTTAAATGGCATGGGAACTGAAGTTACCCAAATAATTCGGAGTGACAAAATTTTGCGTGGCTTCGATGATGATTTGCGGACTGAAATTCAAGAAGGAATGGCTCATCATGGAATCAAGATTGTCCACAACAGCGAACTGATTGCGATCGAAAAAGATTCAGAAGGAATTAAAGTTACAGTCCGCGGGAATGCTAAATCTGAGGAATCCGACGAATTTGAAGAAACAGTTGTGACTGATGCAGTCAGTTTAGCCGCGGTTGGTCGCAAACCAAACACTCACGAATTAGGTTTAGAAAATACCAAAGTCAAGCGTCACGATGGAGCAATTGTAGTTGATAAATACAGTCAAACAACTGAAGAAAATATCTATGCAGTTGGAGATTGTACAAATAACATTAATCTAACTCCAGTAGCAATTAATGAAGGTCGGGCTTTAGCAGACACCTTATTTGGTGGTAAGTCTCGGATCATGAGTTATGAAAATGTCCCTACAGCTATCTTTACAACCCCAGAAGCGGCAACTGTCGGACTAACTGAGGCAGAAGCCAGAGAACAATACGGTGATGCGGTGAAGATTTATAAAAGTCGCTTCCGACCAATGTATTACACCTTAGCTGGTAAAGACGAAAAAACCATGATGAAATTGGTAGTCGATCAAACTACCGATAAGGTGTTAGGAGCGCACATGGTAGGCACAAGTGCCGCAGAGATTATTCAAGGTGTAGCGATCGCTGTTAAAATGGGCGCAACCAAAGCTAACTTTGATGCCACAGTAGGGATACATCCTACTTCTGCTGAAGAATTTGTGACTATGCGATAA